In Candidatus Eisenbacteria bacterium, the following are encoded in one genomic region:
- the tssG gene encoding type VI secretion system baseplate subunit TssG yields MIERLLEASHRYSFFQLVNLILRHQPESLLPGMEGPPERETIRFRPNTTLGFPPSDVAGVEMTKGELFPEQYNVTVNFMGLYGPASPMPTHFSEEILWSGPDASPLRDFLDIFHHRLISYVYRAWLKYRHDSLFKSKPQDHQTRRMLCLVGLGTRGIQNTLGPPDVLLLRTAGLFVSQSRSAAGLEALLSAQFDGLRVRIQSCVERRVPIPRDSISQFGRRFSRLGRDLVIGESVRDVMGAFRVIIGPISLDTARTMLPGGEALHNLVRYVRLYISDPLHFDILLRIKAPEVPSLRLSAGAGLPLGRLSWLTPRGRDEGRVVLSIKKLDPLRRSSASPERSSAGSGGTPTRRAS; encoded by the coding sequence GTGATCGAGAGACTGCTGGAAGCGAGTCATCGATACTCATTTTTCCAGCTGGTGAATCTTATCCTGCGCCATCAGCCGGAGAGCCTTCTGCCCGGCATGGAAGGCCCGCCGGAACGCGAGACGATCCGCTTCCGTCCGAACACCACTCTTGGTTTCCCCCCCTCCGATGTCGCCGGCGTCGAAATGACCAAAGGCGAATTGTTTCCCGAACAGTACAATGTCACGGTGAACTTCATGGGGCTCTATGGCCCCGCCTCTCCGATGCCGACCCATTTTTCAGAAGAGATCCTTTGGAGCGGCCCGGATGCCTCGCCCCTCAGGGATTTTCTGGATATTTTTCATCACCGTCTTATCTCCTATGTTTATCGCGCGTGGTTGAAATACAGGCATGATTCTTTGTTCAAGTCCAAACCGCAGGATCATCAGACACGCCGGATGCTGTGTCTGGTCGGATTGGGAACGCGGGGGATTCAGAATACGCTGGGACCGCCGGATGTCCTGCTGCTGCGGACGGCCGGACTTTTTGTTTCGCAGTCCCGGTCGGCGGCGGGGCTCGAAGCGCTGCTCTCCGCGCAATTCGACGGGCTCAGGGTTCGCATACAAAGCTGCGTGGAACGGAGGGTGCCGATCCCACGTGACTCAATTTCACAATTCGGCCGGCGTTTTTCACGGCTGGGTCGTGATTTGGTGATCGGGGAGAGTGTTCGGGATGTGATGGGGGCGTTCCGGGTTATTATCGGACCGATCTCTCTCGACACCGCGCGCACAATGCTTCCCGGTGGAGAGGCCCTGCACAACCTGGTTCGCTATGTCCGCCTCTACATATCCGACCCGTTGCATTTTGATATCCTATTGAGGATCAAGGCCCCCGAAGTGCCCTCGCTCCGTCTTTCGGCCGGCGCCGGACTGCCGCTTGGGCGGCTGAGCTGGCTCACACCGCGCGGCCGCGATGAGGGGCGGGTTGTTCTTTCGATTAAGAAATTGGATCCATTGAGAAGGAGTTCCGCTTCCCCGGAGCGTTCATCCGCCGGGAGCGGGGGAACCCCGACAAGGAGAGCGTCATAA
- the tssF gene encoding type VI secretion system baseplate subunit TssF: MFNKYYQDELRYLRDLGSEFAKAHPAAAHLLAGEGSDPDVERLLEGFAFLSARIRQKLDDELPELTHALIGLLWPHYLRPIPSMAMLEFSPMFPSLREDRMIPRGSEIESVPVEGTSCRFRTAYDVPVHPIELEHVHLDTQIAGPSRLMLKFRLHNQVPPGAMDLKSLRLFLHGEAATSYALYLHLCEHVKEVRLRVEQAGRPEGEWPSARLRIKPGGFGENENLLPHPAASFPGYGLLQEYFTLPEKFLFVELKGLDQLGSMDVEELFQVEIEFTHQLDANLRPEDENIRLYCTPIVNLFPNQGDPIRLDRTQTEYRVRPSGRHPLHYEIYSIDQVSGYRTGTAREVIFPPFYSFVHSLAERQGSYYLARLQSSVIDERVDTYLSFADAQGEDDLPAVETISLDLTCTNRRLPEGLRMGDIKIPTESSPSFAKYKNITVPKPSVAPPLHGDLHWRLISHMSLNYLSLISVEGLRGILELYNFQVIRDQRAARANVLRMKGIQTVTAQPRDFMIRGFPVRGNQVTIEMLEDHFANEGDLYLMGSILDEFIGLYVTLNSFTQLTVKGMQRGEEYSWPCRTGRQPLL; the protein is encoded by the coding sequence ATGTTTAACAAATACTACCAGGATGAACTCCGATATCTCCGGGATCTCGGTTCTGAGTTCGCCAAGGCCCATCCGGCCGCAGCGCATCTTCTCGCCGGGGAGGGGAGTGACCCCGATGTGGAGCGGCTGCTCGAGGGGTTTGCCTTCCTATCCGCGCGCATCCGCCAGAAATTGGATGACGAGCTTCCCGAGTTGACCCATGCGCTCATTGGGCTTTTGTGGCCGCATTACCTCCGTCCGATTCCATCGATGGCGATGCTGGAATTTTCCCCGATGTTTCCGAGTCTTCGCGAGGACCGGATGATCCCAAGGGGAAGCGAGATCGAATCGGTGCCGGTCGAGGGCACATCCTGCCGTTTTCGTACGGCGTATGATGTGCCGGTTCATCCGATCGAGCTGGAACATGTGCATCTCGACACACAAATCGCAGGACCCTCGCGGCTGATGTTGAAATTCCGCCTTCACAACCAGGTGCCGCCCGGCGCGATGGATCTTAAGAGCCTCCGGCTGTTCCTGCACGGCGAAGCGGCTACATCCTACGCCCTTTACCTTCATCTCTGTGAACATGTAAAAGAGGTACGGCTTCGTGTTGAACAGGCGGGCCGCCCTGAGGGGGAATGGCCCTCGGCGAGGTTGAGGATCAAACCCGGTGGATTCGGCGAGAACGAGAATCTGCTGCCCCATCCGGCGGCGTCTTTCCCGGGCTACGGACTCCTTCAAGAGTATTTCACATTGCCCGAGAAGTTTTTGTTTGTAGAACTGAAAGGACTGGATCAACTGGGATCGATGGATGTCGAGGAGCTTTTCCAGGTTGAAATCGAATTCACGCATCAGCTCGATGCAAATCTGCGGCCGGAAGATGAGAATATCCGCCTTTATTGCACCCCGATTGTAAATCTCTTCCCGAATCAAGGCGACCCTATTCGGTTGGACCGGACACAAACTGAATACCGCGTTCGTCCGTCCGGCCGCCATCCTCTTCATTATGAGATTTATTCCATCGATCAGGTCTCCGGCTACCGGACGGGAACGGCGCGCGAAGTCATATTTCCGCCCTTCTATTCATTTGTGCACAGCCTCGCCGAGCGCCAAGGATCTTATTATCTTGCCAGGCTTCAGAGTTCCGTCATCGATGAGCGGGTCGATACCTACCTCTCCTTTGCTGACGCGCAGGGGGAGGACGACCTTCCGGCCGTTGAGACGATCTCGCTTGACTTGACCTGTACAAACCGGCGTTTGCCGGAGGGGTTGCGGATGGGCGATATCAAGATCCCGACGGAAAGCTCGCCGTCTTTTGCAAAATATAAAAATATAACGGTGCCGAAGCCTTCGGTTGCCCCTCCATTGCATGGAGATCTGCACTGGCGGTTGATTTCACACATGTCCCTCAATTATCTCTCTCTGATCAGTGTGGAGGGGTTGCGCGGGATACTTGAACTTTACAATTTTCAGGTTATCCGGGATCAACGCGCCGCGCGGGCGAATGTCCTGCGGATGAAAGGGATCCAGACTGTCACCGCACAACCGCGCGATTTTATGATTCGCGGTTTTCCCGTGCGCGGAAACCAGGTGACGATTGAAATGCTGGAGGACCATTTCGCAAACGAAGGGGATCTCTATCTCATGGGTAGCATCCTCGATGAATTCATCGGACTCTACGTGACGTTGAATTCCTTCACACAGCTCACGGTTAAAGGGATGCAGCGCGGAGAGGAATATTCGTGGCCATGCCGGACCGGTCGACAGCCCCTCCTGTGA
- the tssE gene encoding type VI secretion system baseplate subunit TssE: MPRERSLLDRVRDPDAGEARRIHGNTARLAESVLDNLRRLLNSRHGHALTQDDYGIPDLTEVIHNYPESIAGMRRAIRRAIEKYEPRLERVQIQHAPNDDDPFALRFEIKARLVTEEGNASVWFETRIDTSGEVQVKG, translated from the coding sequence ATGCCCCGGGAAAGGAGCCTGCTGGATCGGGTTCGTGATCCCGATGCCGGAGAGGCCCGCAGGATTCACGGAAATACGGCGCGATTGGCGGAGTCTGTTCTGGATAATCTGCGCCGTCTTCTGAATTCCCGCCACGGTCACGCGCTCACGCAGGATGACTATGGGATTCCCGATCTGACAGAGGTCATCCATAATTATCCCGAATCGATCGCCGGTATGCGGCGCGCGATCCGGCGGGCGATTGAAAAGTATGAACCCCGCCTGGAGCGAGTCCAAATCCAACACGCGCCGAACGACGACGATCCCTTTGCGCTCCGCTTTGAAATAAAAGCGCGGTTGGTGACCGAGGAGGGGAACGCCTCTGTCTGGTTCGAAACGCGGATTGACACCTCAGGCGAAGTGCAGGTCAAGGGATAA
- a CDS encoding Hcp family type VI secretion system effector: protein MPMPIHLTIEGMTQGAFEGPVKMKGREGTVLVQALVHEVLMPRSPQTGLSTGKRMHNPLVVTKELDKISPQLYLALVTGEHLTVTLKWYRPNPEGGASEQHYFTTTLTNAVLVSIKEYIPNVLDARNNNFTHMEDVSFTYEKIVWTFVPDGVESEDDWQSPVE from the coding sequence ATGCCGATGCCAATCCATTTGACGATTGAGGGCATGACCCAGGGGGCTTTTGAAGGTCCCGTTAAGATGAAAGGCCGGGAGGGCACGGTTCTTGTACAGGCGTTGGTCCATGAGGTGTTGATGCCGCGGAGTCCACAAACCGGGCTTTCCACGGGCAAGAGGATGCATAATCCCTTGGTGGTGACCAAGGAACTCGACAAGATCTCACCGCAGCTTTATCTGGCGCTGGTGACCGGGGAGCATTTGACGGTGACACTCAAGTGGTACCGGCCGAATCCCGAGGGCGGCGCCTCCGAGCAGCATTATTTCACGACTACTCTGACCAACGCCGTTCTTGTCAGCATCAAGGAATACATCCCCAATGTCTTGGATGCGAGGAATAACAACTTCACCCATATGGAAGATGTCTCCTTCACATATGAAAAGATCGTCTGGACCTTTGTGCCGGACGGCGTGGAGTCGGAGGACGATTGGCAGTCCCCTGTGGAGTAA
- the tssC gene encoding type VI secretion system contractile sheath large subunit, which translates to MADQEMEKKGAEAEAVEAEGSILDQIVQTTKYKPTDESYAIAKRGLEAFIKELVRPGAVTAKVHQSVVNQIIAQLDEKLSGQIDEVLHNDQFQKMESAWRGMKLLIDRTDFRENIKVEMLNVSKNDLLNDFEDAPEVVKSGLYKHVYTAEYGQFGGEPIGAMIGNYEFTHHPQDIKLLQYVASVASMAHAPFITSVGPQMFGVDSFTEVPNLKDLHSIFEAPQYAKWRSFRESEDARSVGLTAPRFLLRLPYGEETIPIKDFNYEEKVTDGHEKYLWGNTAFTFATRLTDSFAKYRWCPNIIGPQGGGAVEDLPVHVFKAMGAMEQKIPTEVLLSERREFEMAEEGFIGLTMRKGSDNACFFSANSCQKPKFYGQSKEGKEAEANYKLGTQLPYMFIINRMAHYIKVLQREAIGTSKERGDLERDLNKWISQYVLQMDVADAGSKARRPLREAQITVEDVEGDPGWYKVGIKVRPHFKYMGAFFTLSLVGKLDK; encoded by the coding sequence ATGGCGGATCAGGAGATGGAGAAAAAGGGAGCCGAAGCGGAGGCCGTAGAAGCTGAAGGTTCGATTCTTGATCAGATTGTACAAACAACAAAGTACAAACCCACGGATGAGAGCTATGCCATCGCCAAGCGCGGACTCGAGGCCTTCATCAAGGAATTGGTCCGCCCCGGTGCTGTAACGGCCAAGGTTCATCAGTCCGTGGTCAATCAAATCATCGCTCAGCTGGACGAGAAGCTTAGCGGGCAAATCGATGAGGTGCTTCATAACGACCAGTTCCAGAAGATGGAATCGGCGTGGCGCGGGATGAAGCTTTTAATCGACCGGACTGATTTCCGCGAAAACATCAAGGTCGAAATGCTGAATGTCTCTAAGAACGATCTGCTCAATGACTTTGAGGATGCGCCGGAGGTCGTGAAGTCTGGTTTGTATAAGCATGTATACACCGCCGAGTACGGGCAATTCGGCGGCGAGCCGATCGGCGCGATGATCGGCAATTACGAGTTCACGCACCATCCCCAGGATATAAAGCTGCTGCAGTACGTGGCCAGCGTCGCATCGATGGCGCATGCGCCGTTCATCACCTCCGTCGGCCCGCAGATGTTCGGGGTCGACTCCTTTACGGAGGTGCCGAACCTCAAAGACCTCCATTCGATCTTCGAAGCGCCGCAATATGCGAAGTGGAGATCCTTCCGGGAATCTGAAGACGCCCGCTCCGTGGGTCTTACGGCGCCGCGTTTCCTCCTGCGCCTGCCCTACGGCGAGGAGACGATCCCTATTAAAGATTTTAACTATGAAGAAAAGGTGACTGACGGCCACGAGAAGTATCTCTGGGGGAATACCGCCTTTACCTTCGCAACGCGGCTGACCGACAGCTTTGCAAAATACCGCTGGTGTCCGAATATCATCGGCCCCCAAGGCGGCGGCGCCGTAGAGGACCTCCCGGTGCATGTCTTCAAGGCGATGGGAGCGATGGAACAGAAGATTCCCACCGAGGTGCTTCTGTCCGAACGGCGCGAGTTTGAGATGGCCGAGGAAGGTTTCATCGGCCTCACGATGCGCAAGGGAAGCGACAACGCCTGTTTCTTCTCCGCGAACTCGTGCCAGAAACCGAAGTTTTACGGGCAATCAAAGGAAGGAAAGGAAGCCGAGGCCAATTACAAATTGGGCACACAGCTTCCCTATATGTTCATCATCAACCGGATGGCGCACTACATCAAAGTGCTGCAGCGGGAAGCGATTGGGACTTCCAAAGAGCGCGGCGATCTCGAGCGGGATCTGAACAAATGGATTTCACAATACGTTCTTCAGATGGATGTGGCGGATGCCGGAAGCAAGGCCCGCCGTCCCCTGCGGGAAGCCCAGATCACGGTTGAGGATGTCGAGGGCGATCCCGGCTGGTACAAGGTCGGCATTAAAGTGAGGCCGCACTTCAAGTACATGGGCGCCTTCTTTACATTGTCGCTCGTTGGAAAACTGGACAAGTAG